From Podospora bellae-mahoneyi strain CBS 112042 chromosome 5, whole genome shotgun sequence:
TCGACTTGTTGGGCTGTGGCAGATATGTCCTTCAGCGCAGCATATTTTGGTCGAGCCCGCCACTCGAGCACCGTCAAGAGCACCTCGGCAGCGATCCGATGCgccatcaaccccatcacgAACAGCTTCTTGATAACGGGCAGGACATAGACCGTCACCAAGTTCCATAGCCATACCAGAATTATGTCTCGCATGGTGGTCGCCGATTCAACAACCCTCTCAGACACACTCAAACTCCTCTTGGGCCTTGTTCCTATCCTCGAGACATTCTTCTGCAtcagcttctcgagctcccGCGCCCAGTTGATTTGATTCACAATTTTGGGCAGCGCTCTCTCTTTGGCCGACGGGGTCCGCTTGAATATAGAGTGTTGCTTCAATTTCTCGACcagttttttcttcttctcctttttgaGCCGCTCCTCTCGTTcatcggcctcctcggcgccgtcTGAAAGACCGATCCTGAATGTCTCATGCTTGTCGCCCAGGGCCAGAGCTATGGGACTCAAGGAGATGTACTGCATCCTTCCGGGAAAAGGTCGTTCGAAGAGTATGATCTGAATATTTGAGGCCCTGGCGCATGTGATTATCGGTACACGTATGCTCGGCCCGGTCGTCGCTCGGATCCATGATGGGTCGATCTGTACGTCGTCTGAAGTATTTGACAGTCCCAAAATATGCAGAGACGACTGCCCGCACAGCTCATAGATGCGGCTTACTGGATGGGGCGCGTTTCGCGTGAGGGTGCCAAGCTTCAAGGCGCTGTCGACGTTTCGGGGCTGGCCAAGATGTCAGCTTTCTCCATCCTTTTTTGTCGAGCGTTATaaacccacctccacctcttccagaatGGCCAGCACAAACACGTCCAGGGCCGAGttcctccaccccaccaccacacccctcAGGTCGGATCGTGGAAGGTCGGCCGGCCAGAATATGCGCATCAAGCCATCATTCTCTGGCATGACAGACAACAAGGCGCGAGGCCACCTAGAAAGATCCCCGTCTTCTCAACTGCTCTCTGGCCGATACGCCGGATCCGGGTGCTCGCGGGTGCTGGACAGTGTTGATCAGCAAAGTCTTTTCcagtgttgaggaggggcaggcgTCGTACGAGAGTCGACTCCCGGGCTGCGAGACGTTCCACGGGTATAAAGATGAGCAGGAACACAAGTGAAAGCGCGGCAAAGCCTTTGGCGGCTCGAGACTGTGCAGACGTGCGCAGGTTAGACAACGAGGCGGGGTGGCTTAAGCGGAGAcgaggggggaagagggggtgggcGAGCATTACAACCACTCCGTAATCCCAAGCAAAGATAGCAAGCTCATAGAGGCGAGTGACCAGGTCCCATCGGGCGGTGATGTAGCCAGCTACGAAGATGCCGAGTGTCAAGACGGAAAAGGGGTGCATAGAATCGcgtagtggtggtggtgtgctACCGGCGGAGCATGCCTTGGGGAGTTTGTCGTGGGCTGTGCGTGTGCAGTGTTGTTTGTTGATCTACGGATAGACTTGtcgcgctgctgctgccaggaTACTGTGTATGTATGTGCCGGACGTCTTGTCTGTCGTCAGTTGACGGGACCAAATGCTGTGGCTGGGGGTACCGGTATCTGGGGAAAACGAGGGCTCGGCGGGCGGGCGTGTGAAGCTTGAAGAGGCAAGCAAGTGGAGCTGGCAAGGTCGGATGAAGGCCGCCAAATTGCTTGGGGCCTGCGACGAAGCTTGTTCCAGACTCTCTGCGTCTCTTCGATCGATGGTGCATCTGATCATTTCAACAAAAAACCCCATCACCGTGTCTCCAATCGCCAATCAGAGCCCGCACATTCCCATGAACTATGCCCCACTTATCTCCCTTTCCTGGCAGCGCGGGACAGACAGCCACCTGCTTTGAATCCGAGCCTCCGATGTGGTGGTCAACGACGGTGACACAGTTTTCTATGAAGATGTAGACTTCCGTGTATACGATATGGACACAGGGGACTGTATTTACATCTGACACCAACAGGTGTGTGGCAGATCACTGAGTGGGTGGGTAACATCAATAGACTCCAGGTTGAGGACCTATATAGCACCGTATACATTTTATTCTACACATGTACAAGTGATTAAGATCAGGATCATATGGTTTGAACCACTCTCTCTAAAAAAGCCTGTGTCAGAAAAGTCAGGAGTGATACAGAGGTGAAGGCACTTacacttcttcttccccagcagCGTTGCATCATTCTCTTTAAAGTCTTCGCGGGCCTCGTCCAGCAACTTGTCTATCCCCCGTTCCTTGAGTGCGCGCTGTGTAATGTTAGCCCGTCATAAATCCACCAAAGTTTTCAGACGGTCCATCTTACCTTTAAGCATACGTTGTACTCCTTAAACATGGTGGCGCATTCGTTATTGTCCGAGGTACTGGTCCCCCTCAGGTACTCTAAAATATTCATCAGTCGTTCGTCTTTACATGGTTGGGCAGGGCGTGCCTACTTTCGCTGTACCATTTCAAGAAGCAGGTGTCGTAGCGTCTGAGCAAATCAACCGTTAGCGGTGACCATGAATGACACACGGCCCTATGAGACGGACTTACTCTTTCAGCTCGTTGCATTCTGGGGCAAGTGATTGAGACATTTTGAATAGGCCCCAGGCCTCGGTAGAAAGAACAATGAAGCAATGCTAGGGGATTTTTGAAATGACAGAGCCGTGTTGCGCCTGGATGTATTGCACTGCGATGGCAAATCCAGGAAACGATGCCGCGTGTTTCGGCAGCCAGCCGGCAGTCTCGATATAGGTGAACTCGTGACTCCAGAAGAACTCCCAACAGAGGAAAAGCTTGGGCCAAGTTGCTATCGAATGGAAGGAAGCTTAGGTAGCGACTCTGATTTTCTCCCAAATAAAACTTCGGCTTTGCAAGTTGGAACTTCAAATCTTTCTTGACATCTCATCACTCTTAAACGCCACCAAACTCCAACACATGTGAGGTGACCTCCAACTGCCAAGCGAGAGAGGAGAGCCAGATCTTATCTTATCGGCCACACACCTCTTTTGAGGGTACTTCCGCAGACAGCAATAAATCCCAGCAATTACAAGTACCACGCTACTCTCAAAGCTGCTTAGCGTCGCATCCACCCTGCCAAAGCGGATCCACCGAAAAGTTCAGGACTGCCCGTTTTGAAAACAACCAGAAAGCCACCACCTGCTGCGCAAgacaaccaccccatcacTGGCAAAAGGCAGGACCGTTTgcgacatcaacaacaggATGGAGTCATCACAAGATTACAACTCTCTCCGAGAGGCCATCCAACCCGCCCTCGTCACCGTCACTCGATCAGCCGGCGTCGTCGCAAACGAGGATCTCCAATTCCAGCGCACCGTCCGCCCATCCGTCGGCGACAAGCTCGACAAGACCGCCGATCGCATGCTGGGCTTGGTCAACGGGTTGCTCAAGTCTTCCTCCAAGGTGACGGGACAGTCGACGACCAAGCTGGAGGATATCGACGATATCGAGATCAAGTGGAGAGGCATCGTCGACGTGATCGATTCGTTCCTTGAGAAGGCCGACACCTGCCTTGACGAGTACACCGGTTTGATCAAGAGAAAGAATGCGCCCACTGTCGAAGAagtatgttttttttgttgttctATACATGTTTTACAGTGTCACTctaacctcctccttcacagGGCCGCGACCCCAAGCGATCGAAATCGACGGCGCCGCTCGACTGGTCTCTCAAGCGCGCCAACATTGTCAAGCCCCAGAATGGGttcgagaagaagcccaaTAATTTTGACAAGGGGCCGTGGAAGCCCATCTTGACGAAGAAGCCACATGCGATTGTTCCGTTGGAGCAGTCTTTCAGCACCATTCTTAATGAAGACCACACTACCCAGTATGAACCCCCGTCCCTTTTCAAAAATTCCCTAGTTTCTCCAGTACCCCCGGTGGATAGTTCTGTTCAATAAAAGGAAGCCGACCAAGAAGAACCGCGTCTGGCCACCCAGCCCAGAAGCCGAAAGGCTGTGGGAAACTGGCGCTGGAGACAGAAGATGCGGGACAAAACATATCAGCAAGCTGTGACGGCGTTTGTGGAGGTTTCCAGAGAAAACTCCCGAAGAGGTTCCTGAGGACCCTTCGGAGGAGATTTTGAAGGATTCCCTAGTGTGGATTCCCATGGGAACCCTCTGGAGCTTCTTAGGGAATCGCCAAAAGAGGTCCCCAGGGATGTCTCTGAGGAAGTTCCCGGCAACACTCGTCAATAGGCTTCTAAAAAGGCTCCAAGGGATTTTTCCGCTCAAAGTTCTGGACTTGGCCCCCTCGAGCATTTTGACCAATTATGTCTCTGTAATTTTTttccaaaaaagaaaactaACAGACCCCTCAGATACCAGAATCCTTACCAGCCCGAAATCGAAGCGATGAAATACCCCAGCCATGTGTTCGAGTCAAGAGAGCCGATCAAGTACCTCGACGTCGAGAGCACCAAGCCGATTTGGGTGGACACGTGGGAGGGAGTGCTGGAGATGGtcgaggagctgaagaaggcgagggagattgCGATTGATTTGGAGCATCATGACTTTCGGACTTATACGGGTCTGTTGTCGCTCATGCAGATCAGCACGAGGGAGAAGGATTGGATTGTGGACACTTTGGTGCCGTGGAGGCACAGGTTGGAGGTGCTGAATGAGGTTTTTGCTGACCCGGGGATTGTGAAGGTTTTCCATGGGGCGTTTATGGATGTGGTGTGGCTGCAGAGGGACTTGGGGGTGTAcgtggtggggttgtttgaCACGCATCATGCGTCGACTGTGTTGGGGtatgggggggggagttTGGCTTTTTTGCTGAAGAAGTTTGTGGGGTTTGAGGCGGATAAGAGGTGGCAGCTGGCTGATTGGAGGATTAGGTGAGtacatggtggtgatgatgataggtTTGAAGAAAGGGGAAAAGCTAATGATGACGTTGCAAAGGCCGTTGCCGGCGGAGATGCTGTATTATGCCCGGGCTGATACGCATTACTTGCTTTATGTCTACGACATGATCCGGAATGATCTTGCTGCCGCGGCGCACACTGTCCATCCGGATGGGAAGCCGATTGAGCGGGTGATtgccaagtccaagaagactGCTTTGTCTAGGTACGAGAACCCTGCTTTTGACGAGGAGACTGGGCTGGGGGATCGGGGGTGGTATAACTACCTTGCGAGGTCGAGTTATGTCTACAACAAGGAAGAGTTTGCGGTTTTTAGGGCGTTGTGGAACTGGAGGGATAAGACGGCaagggaagaggacgagaGCACGGGGTTTGTGATGAAGGAACATGTCATGGCGGAGATTGTGAGGGTTATGCCTAGTGACAAGAAGGCGCTTTGGAGCTTGCTGGATGGGCACGCGAGGAATTTGAAGGGGAGGCTGGACGAGTTGTTTGGGGTTGTgcaggaggggagggagaaggggctTGCCGGGGGGTTGAGTTTGTTGCAGTTTCTTAGTGAGGGGAGTGGTTTGGCGCAGGCGCAGGTTGTGCCCAAGGcgcagaaggaggaggcggtggataTAAAGGAGTTGAGGAGTGAGAAGTCGCAGTTGTGGGGGAGTGTGCCGTTGAGTTCGGCTTGGGAGGataagggggggaagaaggagggtgaggatgatgaggtgctGGAGCTTCCTCTTTACTATAGCGCTGcgcaagaggaggaggaggttgggggtggtgatggggaggagagggttcCCGTGCTCAAGTCTGCTGCTGAGGTTGATGgtcaggaggagcaggagcaggagaatcAGGAGTTTACACTCAAGACGGGGAGAAAGCGCAAGGCGAGTGAGGCGGATGTGTACTCTGGTCCGGAGGAGCaagtggaggatgaggaagatgttgaggaggatgtggaaaTGGAGGATGCCACCACCCCTGCAGATGGTGAACAAGAAGATGactcggaagaggaggatgtcgaggcggcgaagaagactgctaagcaggagaagaaacTCAGAAGGAAGGCTGCTAAGAAGGCTAAGCGGGAGGCGGCTGCACAGGAGCAGgctgaagagggggaggaaaaggaagcggaagtggatgaggaggcgaggagggaggcgaagaGGGCCGAGCGGAAGGCTAGGAAGGCTGCTAAGAGGGCTGCCAAGGCACAGGAGCAACagcaggaggaaggggaggaggaggaggaggaggcgtttGATTACAGCAAGGCTGCTTCTGTGCTCAAGGCTGACGGGGGGGCGAGGTCGGAGTTTGATGacaagaggaaggggaagaaggggaagaaggagaaggtctTTGATCCGTATGCTGCGAAGACGGGGTCGGAtttgaagggggtgaggaataGGAATTATgagagggcggggaggtCGGCTACTTTTAGGAAGTGAGAGAGTGTGAGGGTGGGTGAATGGGTTTGCATTGATGAGGGAGTAGTGTTTGGGAGCATTACTGTGTGGGAGTAGATATAGCATTGCATCGGATACTTCATTAGAAATTGGTGTCGAGAATTGAAGTTGAGTTTTGTCATTTTCGTTGAGGTTTACATGGAATATGAAGCATTTGGATTTGGTTTGTGTATTCTGTGACAGTGGAACTTGTGGTGGGCTGGCATTGGGTGAGGACACCGTAGAGTACATCCGCCAAATGAGAATGTAGACACCACTTGTCATGATACACTTCAACGCCAGTATGTGTCAAGAATGGATCAAATCGTGTCATGTAATCTCTCCCATCTCGCATCACTCACTGTCTTTTTAATGCCCGTGGCCCAGTGAGGATAGCCACGATAAGGGGCCCCCTTTTTACCAATGCACCAtctttcctcccccatcgCATCTAACCAGCGGCATCGAGCGGGAAGCCGATCTTGTCCTCTTTCCACCGATCTGACTGACACACCTTTATCCCTTGGGATACAGACCGAAAAAGACAGGTGGCCCGAGTAAATATAGCGTAGCTGTTCCCGTCATAGTTTTGTTTTGTGACCGGAGTCAGCCAACCTAATACAGgaagggtaggtaggtaggttgtTATACACCTTTAACACTGTGAGGAATTTCAAACTGATGAGTGAGACGAGCCTATCTTGGAAACTCTAGGAGGCTTTTCGGTGGGCATGGCGAGATTGTTCCTTGGCTGTCAGCGGAGGTTTTGCGGGAAGTCTTGGGAGCGGGCTTGGTAAGCCCCCCTTTGGAACGGAATTTATGCACGGCTGTTTTGTGGTTTTCgtatgtaggtaggtagacaAGTAATATCACATGCGGAAATTTGGGACCAAaaaacccccccaaaaaaaacaggaAAAGTTGGTACATGATTCTttcaggaggagaaggatcgTGATGAGCGAGAACGCAGCCTGGCTCGTCAAATACCCGCCTCAATCCCAATCTTGTGGCGTCTTCTGTCAAGTTTTGATATTTCAATTTGACCAGGTAGAGAGGAGCTTTTTGGAAACAGAGTTCTATCGAGCTTCTCCCAGATAGGCCCATCATCCATAGAACTTCGGACAGATGACTCTCATTCGTCCGGAAATCTGCCCACACTCACCTTACCCAGtggccttttttttttttggttaAACCTCCTTGGTCTCACTTGAAGGTAGGGTATTGAGCCCGCATGACTGGAAGTGAGCTGATGTGCCGACGTAGCTTCCTTGCTTGAGTATCAATGGAAGCGGAGGTAGAGGGGGGTGGAAAAAGCACGGAATAAGGGTCCCCAAAACCACTTCCCACACTCCCCTTTCTATCACGATCCCTCATACAATACTCCGATGGGCGTCCAAAGGGTGAACCACGTGGCGGGCTCCGTTTCTTGCCGCAAGACCCTGATGACCCATACGATATCACGATGCAGGGACCTGTGGGCTCTCGCTTGTGAAGATTTTGGTCATCGCGGTAGCGGGTTAGGCATCGTTCGCCGTGAGCTAGCTCGGTTTTGTCCCGTATCTTCACGCTAGGTAGCGAGGAGAGAGGAGCTTGGAAACCTAACGGGAATGGGAACCGGGTTGGGTTTTGTACGAGGCTTCTTGTGTGATTGGaggctgagagggaggaggtgattttGTTCAAGGTTGATATTGGAGATGGCGACGGGGTACAGTTGCCTGGCTAGAAAGCCCGCATGCTGGGCTACTGGAGAATGGCGAAGGAGAGGAGCCGGAAAGATGGCCGGGTTGAATCTGTCAGTTGTCATAGTTCCGTCTCACAGCAGCCACACGGCAGGTGCAAACgccccatcttcttccagcaTGGTATGATGGTTGACAATTCCGACATAATCCGATTCGGTCGATGCAGGTTGGTAGTGACTGCAGGTAGACATCGACGATGTCTTCCTGGCCAGCTGTTTTAGTGTAACAGTCCCCTTTGGCGGCACAGGAAGCTTATGGGTTGAGGGTCACGAAGGCCTAGAATTGAGATTTCACTCGAAAACCCGTTTCCGGGAGCAGATGTTCCGTGgttcgtggtggttgtgggcTGGCGGCTGCGGACATCAGTTGTATCGCCACCGGTGGCACGATCTGAGGAGAATAATACGTAGGGCTGATCACGAAG
This genomic window contains:
- the RRP6 gene encoding exosome nuclease subunit (EggNog:ENOG503NVCS; COG:J; BUSCO:EOG0926158Y), with product MESSQDYNSLREAIQPALVTVTRSAGVVANEDLQFQRTVRPSVGDKLDKTADRMLGLVNGLLKSSSKVTGQSTTKLEDIDDIEIKWRGIVDVIDSFLEKADTCLDEYTGLIKRKNAPTVEEGRDPKRSKSTAPLDWSLKRANIVKPQNGFEKKPNNFDKGPWKPILTKKPHAIVPLEQSFSTILNEDHTTQYQNPYQPEIEAMKYPSHVFESREPIKYLDVESTKPIWVDTWEGVLEMVEELKKAREIAIDLEHHDFRTYTGLLSLMQISTREKDWIVDTLVPWRHRLEVLNEVFADPGIVKVFHGAFMDVVWLQRDLGVYVVGLFDTHHASTVLGYGGGSLAFLLKKFVGFEADKRWQLADWRIRPLPAEMLYYARADTHYLLYVYDMIRNDLAAAAHTVHPDGKPIERVIAKSKKTALSRYENPAFDEETGLGDRGWYNYLARSSYVYNKEEFAVFRALWNWRDKTAREEDESTGFVMKEHVMAEIVRVMPSDKKALWSLLDGHARNLKGRLDELFGVVQEGREKGLAGGLSLLQFLSEGSGLAQAQVVPKAQKEEAVDIKELRSEKSQLWGSVPLSSAWEDKGGKKEGEDDEVLELPLYYSAAQEEEEVGGGDGEERVPVLKSAAEVDGQEEQEQENQEFTLKTGRKRKASEADVYSGPEEQVEDEEDVEEDVEMEDATTPADGEQEDDSEEEDVEAAKKTAKQEKKLRRKAAKKAKREAAAQEQAEEGEEKEAEVDEEARREAKRAERKARKAAKRAAKAQEQQQEEGEEEEEEAFDYSKAASVLKADGGARSEFDDKRKGKKGKKEKVFDPYAAKTGSDLKGVRNRNYERAGRSATFRK
- the gpi1_2 gene encoding pig-Q (COG:M; COG:O; EggNog:ENOG503NXZC), with protein sequence MSQSLAPECNELKERYDTCFLKWYSEKYLRGTSTSDNNECATMFKEYNRALKERGIDKLLDEAREDFKENDATLLGKKKSHDKLPKACSAGSTPPPLRDSMHPFSVLTLGIFVAGYITARWDLVTRLYELAIFAWDYGVVVMLAHPLFPPRLRLSHPASLSNLRTSAQSRAAKGFAALSLVFLLIFIPVERLAARESTLHPRAPGSGVSAREQLRRRGSF